The bacterium genome contains the following window.
TGATTCCGGCGTTGACGATGTCGGAGGCCAGCTCGGGCGGCGTCTGCTCCAGGGTGGAATGTACGGCGCCTATCACCTGCACGATGCACTCGCGCAGCGCCTCGCGCACCTCGGTGGAGCTTATCGTCACCGTGGTCGGGATGCCGTTGAGCATATTCCGACCCTTGACCACGAAGGTCTCCTCCTCCTCCAGGGGCACGGCGGAGCCGATGGTTATCTTTATCTCCTCGCAGATCTGCTCGCCGACGAAGATGTTGTAGTGGCTGCGGAGGTAGCGTTCCAACGCCTGATCCATGAAGTTCCCGCCTATCTTGCGGGACTCGGACACCACCACCCCGCCGAGGCTCATCACGGCGACCTCGGTGGTGCCGCCGCCCACGTCCACCTCGATGGA
Protein-coding sequences here:
- the mreB gene encoding rod shape-determining protein MreB, with protein sequence GASIVKPRALCCVPSGITEVEKRAVRDSVKNAGVREIYLIEEPIAAAVGMKLPIEESTGSIEVDVGGGTTEVAVMSLGGVVVSESRKIGGNFMDQALERYLRSHYNIFVGEQICEEIKITIGSAVPLEEEETFVVKGRNMLNGIPTTVTISSTEVREALRECIVQVIGAVHSTLEQTPPELASDIVNAGINMTGGGSLLKRLDDAITQETNLRVHRAASPLTTIIEGLGMILGDFRRYRKLFNLYPT